In Streptomyces sp. SID8374, one genomic interval encodes:
- a CDS encoding N-acetyltransferase — MELHITTLAERPELADALDRMPDNWPEFVLEDIVGWANFGRVAVEFPQYVLVATDPDGTVVARAYSVPFELNAPGRGRLPAGGWDRMLLWAFSDLRRGRTPDTVGALEITVATGHQGKGVSGRMLAAMRENAGRRGFGEVVAPVRPSGKHLRPALPMEEYARLTRPEDGLPEDPWLRVHVRAGGAVDSVAPVSMTVSGTLEQWREWTGLPFDTEGPVEVPGALVPVHCSPTHGYAVYAEPNVWVRHRV; from the coding sequence ATGGAACTGCACATCACCACGCTCGCCGAGCGCCCCGAACTCGCCGACGCCCTGGACCGGATGCCGGACAACTGGCCGGAGTTCGTCCTGGAGGACATCGTCGGCTGGGCCAACTTCGGGCGGGTGGCCGTCGAGTTCCCGCAGTACGTCCTCGTCGCCACCGACCCGGACGGCACCGTGGTCGCCCGCGCCTACAGCGTGCCCTTCGAGCTGAACGCCCCCGGGCGCGGGCGGCTCCCCGCCGGCGGCTGGGACCGGATGCTGCTGTGGGCCTTCTCGGACCTGCGGCGCGGGCGGACCCCCGACACCGTCGGCGCCCTGGAGATCACGGTGGCCACCGGTCACCAGGGCAAGGGGGTCTCGGGCCGCATGCTGGCCGCGATGCGGGAGAACGCGGGGCGGCGCGGCTTCGGCGAGGTCGTCGCCCCGGTACGGCCGAGCGGCAAGCACCTGCGGCCCGCGCTGCCGATGGAGGAGTACGCCCGGCTCACCCGCCCCGAGGACGGGCTGCCCGAGGACCCGTGGCTGCGGGTCCACGTCCGGGCGGGCGGGGCCGTGGACTCGGTGGCCCCGGTGTCGATGACGGTGAGCGGGACGCTGGAGCAGTGGCGGGAGTGGACCGGGCTGCCGTTCGACACGGAGGGTCCGGTGGAGGTGCCGGGCGCGCTGGTGCCGGTGCACTGTTCGCCCACGCACGGGTACGCCGTCTACGCCGAGCCGAACGTGTGGGTGCGGCACCGGGTGTGA
- a CDS encoding HNH endonuclease family protein, with product MISPRTYRATALPALSAVLVLALAGCDPDDLAAESGGSASGGANGGAQSAEGFGAGPLDNPDGTKPGLAPLTGDADRAAARKIIEKVATKGRGPKTGYERSKFGSAWKDGIDGIPLARNGCDTRNDLLARDGKDIEHRSGSHCVVVALKLKDPYTGKSIDWRKAQAAKVQIDHVMPLSYNWQMGAARWNDTKRQQIANDPLNLLPVDGPANNAKRDSGPAAWLPPYKPVRCSYAVRFAQVSLKYELPVTAPDKRAMLAQCGG from the coding sequence GTGATATCTCCCCGTACGTACCGAGCGACAGCCCTCCCCGCCCTCAGTGCCGTCCTCGTACTCGCTCTGGCCGGCTGCGACCCCGACGACCTCGCGGCGGAGAGCGGCGGCAGCGCGAGCGGGGGTGCGAACGGTGGAGCGCAGTCGGCCGAGGGGTTCGGTGCCGGCCCGCTGGACAACCCCGACGGTACGAAGCCGGGCCTGGCGCCCCTCACCGGCGACGCCGACCGGGCCGCAGCCCGCAAGATCATCGAGAAGGTCGCCACCAAGGGGCGCGGCCCGAAGACCGGCTACGAGCGGAGCAAGTTCGGCTCCGCGTGGAAGGACGGGATCGACGGCATCCCGCTCGCCCGGAACGGCTGCGACACCCGCAACGACCTCCTCGCCCGCGACGGCAAGGACATCGAACACCGCTCGGGCTCCCACTGCGTCGTCGTCGCGCTGAAGCTCAAGGACCCCTACACCGGCAAGTCCATCGACTGGCGCAAGGCACAGGCGGCCAAGGTGCAGATCGACCACGTGATGCCGCTCTCCTACAACTGGCAGATGGGCGCCGCCCGCTGGAACGACACCAAGCGGCAGCAGATCGCCAACGACCCGCTCAACCTCCTGCCGGTGGACGGCCCGGCCAACAACGCCAAGCGCGACTCCGGCCCGGCCGCCTGGCTGCCGCCGTACAAGCCGGTCCGCTGCTCCTACGCGGTGCGGTTCGCCCAGGTCTCGCTGAAGTACGAACTCCCCGTCACCGCACCGGACAAGCGGGCCATGCTCGCCCAGTGCGGGGGATGA
- a CDS encoding TetR/AcrR family transcriptional regulator, translating to MSSRSSEPERTYHHGDLRRAILAAALDVIAANGPAALSLRDLARRAGVSHAAPAHHFKDRTGLLTAVAAEGYALFADALAGAPDLRERGVAYVRFAATHPAHFQVMFQPDLYRTDDLGLLAAKARATEALRAGVADLPPGGRGEDDRLAGTAAWSLAHGFATLLLSGNLSDALEGRDPEEVFRSLTGLIFTPENGGDG from the coding sequence ATGAGCAGCAGGAGCAGCGAGCCCGAGCGCACCTACCACCACGGCGACCTGCGGCGCGCCATCCTGGCCGCCGCCCTCGACGTCATCGCCGCGAACGGTCCGGCCGCCCTGAGCCTGCGCGACCTGGCCCGTCGGGCCGGCGTCTCGCACGCCGCGCCCGCGCACCACTTCAAGGACCGCACGGGCCTGCTGACCGCCGTCGCCGCCGAGGGGTACGCCCTGTTCGCCGACGCCCTGGCCGGGGCGCCGGACCTACGGGAGCGGGGCGTGGCGTACGTACGGTTCGCGGCGACGCACCCCGCGCACTTCCAGGTGATGTTCCAGCCGGACCTGTACCGCACCGACGACCTCGGCCTGCTCGCCGCCAAGGCCCGGGCGACCGAGGCGCTGCGCGCGGGCGTGGCGGACCTCCCCCCGGGCGGCCGGGGCGAGGACGACCGCCTCGCGGGCACGGCCGCCTGGTCCCTGGCCCACGGCTTCGCGACCCTGCTGCTCAGCGGCAACCTGTCGGACGCGCTGGAGGGCCGGGACCCGGAGGAGGTGTTCCGGTCGCTCACGGGCCTGATCTTCACGCCGGAGAACGGGGGCGACGGCTGA
- the mfd gene encoding transcription-repair coupling factor, which produces MSLHGLLDVVVTDPAIAEAVKAAADGHRMHVDLVGPPGARPFAVAALARQTGRTVLAVTATGREAEDLAAALRTLLPPDTVAEFPSWETLPHERLSPRSDTVGRRLAVLRRLAHPREDDPETGPVSVVVAPVRSVLQPQVKGLGELEPVALASGQSADLGEVVDALAAAAYARVELVEKRGEFAVRGGILDVFPPTEEHPLRVEFWGDDVEEIRYFKIADQRSLEVAEHGLWAPPCRELLLTDEVRERAAALAEAHPELGELLGKIAEGIAVEGMESLAPVLVDDMELLLDVLPEGSMALVCDPERVRTRASDLVATSQEFLQASWAATAGGGEAPIDVGAASLWSIADVRDRARELGMMWWSTSPFAADDADHDEDTLKLSMHAPEAYRGDTARALADTKGWLADGWRTVYVTEGQGLATRTVEVLGGEGIAARFVPDLTEIAPSVVHVSCGAIDQGFVDPALKLAVLTETDLTGQRSATKDLGRMPARRRKTIDPLTLEAGDYIVHEQHGVGRYVEMVQRTVQGATREYLLVEYAPAKRGQPGDRLYIPTDQLEQVTKYVGGEAPTLHRLGGADWTKTKQRAKKAVKEIAADLIKLYSARMAAPGHSFAPDTPWQRELEDAFPYAETPDQLSTIAEVKEDMEKTVPMDRLVCGDVGYGKTEIAVRAAFKAVQDGKQVAVLVPTTLLVQQHYGTFTERYSQFPVNVRALSRFQSEAESKATLAGLKDGSVDLVIGTHRLFSADTKFKDLGLVIVDEEQRFGVEHKEQLKKLRANVDVLTMSATPIPRTLEMAVTGIREMSTITTPPEERHPVLTFVGPYEEKQIGAAVRRELLREGQVFYIHNRVESIDRAAARLREIIPEARIATAHGQMSEQALEQVVVDFWEKKFDVLVSTTIVESGIDISNANTLIVERGDNFGLSQLHQLRGRVGRGRDRGYAYFLYPPEKPLTETAHERLATIAQHTEMGAGMYVAMKDLEIRGAGNLLGGEQSGHIAGVGFDLYIRMVGEAVADYRAQMDGSVEEEAPLEVKIELPVDAHVPHDYAPGERLRLQAYRAIAQATSEDDIRAVREELTDRYGPLPEPVENLLLVAGLRMLARACGVGEIVLQGSNIRFAPVELRESQELRLKRLHPKTVIKPAAHQILVPRPTTGRIGGKPVVGRELLSWTGEFLTTILGS; this is translated from the coding sequence ATGAGCCTGCACGGTCTGCTGGATGTCGTCGTAACGGACCCGGCGATCGCCGAGGCGGTGAAGGCCGCCGCCGACGGCCACCGCATGCATGTCGACCTGGTGGGTCCGCCCGGCGCCCGGCCGTTCGCCGTGGCCGCGCTGGCCCGGCAGACCGGCCGCACCGTGCTGGCCGTCACCGCGACGGGCCGGGAGGCCGAGGACCTGGCCGCCGCGCTGCGGACGCTGCTGCCGCCGGACACGGTGGCGGAGTTCCCGTCCTGGGAGACCCTGCCGCACGAGCGCCTCTCGCCCCGCTCGGACACCGTGGGCCGCCGCCTCGCCGTGCTGCGGCGGCTGGCGCACCCGCGCGAGGACGACCCGGAGACGGGGCCGGTCTCGGTGGTCGTCGCGCCGGTCCGTTCCGTGCTGCAACCGCAGGTCAAGGGGCTCGGCGAGCTGGAGCCGGTGGCCCTGGCGAGCGGGCAGAGCGCGGACCTGGGGGAGGTGGTGGACGCGCTGGCGGCCGCCGCGTACGCGCGGGTGGAGCTGGTGGAGAAGCGCGGCGAGTTCGCCGTACGCGGCGGGATCCTGGACGTCTTCCCGCCGACCGAGGAGCACCCCCTTCGGGTGGAGTTCTGGGGCGACGACGTCGAGGAGATCCGGTACTTCAAGATCGCCGACCAGCGGTCCCTGGAGGTCGCCGAGCACGGTCTGTGGGCGCCGCCCTGCCGTGAGCTGCTGCTGACCGACGAGGTACGGGAGCGGGCCGCCGCCCTCGCCGAGGCGCACCCGGAGCTGGGCGAGCTGCTCGGCAAGATCGCGGAGGGCATCGCGGTCGAGGGCATGGAGTCGCTGGCCCCGGTCCTCGTCGACGACATGGAACTGCTGCTGGACGTCCTGCCCGAGGGGTCGATGGCGCTGGTCTGCGACCCGGAGCGGGTCCGGACCCGGGCGTCCGACCTGGTCGCCACCAGTCAGGAGTTCCTCCAGGCGTCGTGGGCGGCGACGGCGGGCGGCGGCGAGGCCCCGATCGACGTGGGCGCTGCCTCCCTGTGGAGCATCGCGGACGTCCGGGACCGGGCCCGTGAGCTGGGGATGATGTGGTGGTCGACCTCCCCGTTCGCCGCCGACGACGCCGACCACGACGAGGACACCCTCAAGCTGTCGATGCACGCCCCGGAGGCGTACCGGGGCGACACCGCACGCGCCCTCGCCGACACCAAGGGGTGGCTGGCCGACGGATGGCGCACGGTGTACGTCACCGAGGGCCAGGGTCTCGCCACCCGTACGGTCGAGGTGCTGGGCGGCGAGGGCATCGCGGCCCGCTTCGTGCCGGACCTCACCGAGATCGCCCCGTCCGTGGTCCACGTCTCCTGCGGGGCGATCGACCAGGGGTTCGTCGACCCGGCGCTGAAGCTGGCGGTGCTCACCGAGACCGATCTGACCGGCCAGCGCTCCGCCACCAAGGACCTGGGCCGGATGCCGGCCCGCCGCAGGAAGACGATCGACCCGCTGACGCTGGAGGCGGGCGACTACATCGTCCACGAGCAGCACGGCGTCGGCCGGTACGTGGAGATGGTGCAGCGCACGGTCCAGGGCGCGACCCGCGAGTACCTGCTCGTCGAGTACGCCCCCGCCAAGCGCGGCCAGCCCGGCGACCGGCTCTACATCCCGACCGACCAGCTGGAGCAGGTCACCAAGTACGTCGGCGGCGAGGCCCCGACGCTGCACCGGCTCGGCGGCGCCGACTGGACGAAGACGAAGCAGCGGGCGAAGAAGGCGGTCAAGGAGATCGCCGCCGACCTGATCAAGCTGTACTCGGCCCGGATGGCGGCCCCCGGCCACTCCTTCGCCCCCGACACCCCGTGGCAGCGGGAGCTGGAGGACGCGTTCCCGTACGCGGAGACGCCCGACCAGCTCTCCACGATCGCCGAGGTCAAGGAGGACATGGAGAAGACGGTCCCGATGGACCGGCTGGTCTGCGGTGACGTGGGCTACGGCAAGACGGAGATCGCGGTCCGCGCGGCGTTCAAGGCGGTGCAGGACGGCAAGCAGGTGGCGGTCCTGGTCCCGACGACGCTCCTGGTCCAGCAGCACTACGGCACGTTCACCGAGCGGTACTCCCAATTCCCGGTCAACGTCAGGGCGTTGAGCCGCTTCCAGTCGGAGGCCGAGTCCAAGGCGACCCTCGCGGGCCTGAAGGACGGCTCGGTCGACCTGGTCATCGGCACCCACCGCCTCTTCTCCGCCGACACCAAGTTCAAGGACCTGGGCCTGGTCATCGTCGACGAGGAGCAGCGGTTCGGCGTGGAGCACAAGGAGCAGCTGAAGAAGCTCCGCGCCAACGTGGACGTGCTCACGATGTCCGCGACGCCCATCCCCCGTACGCTCGAAATGGCGGTCACCGGCATCCGCGAGATGTCCACGATCACCACCCCGCCGGAGGAGCGCCACCCGGTGCTGACCTTCGTGGGCCCGTACGAGGAGAAGCAGATCGGCGCGGCCGTGCGGCGTGAACTCCTGCGTGAGGGCCAGGTGTTCTACATCCACAACCGGGTCGAGTCCATCGACCGGGCCGCCGCCCGCCTCCGCGAGATCATCCCGGAGGCCCGGATCGCCACCGCCCACGGCCAGATGTCCGAACAGGCCCTGGAGCAGGTGGTGGTGGACTTCTGGGAGAAGAAGTTCGACGTCCTGGTCTCCACGACGATCGTCGAGTCCGGCATCGACATCTCCAACGCCAACACCCTGATCGTGGAGCGCGGCGACAACTTCGGCCTCTCCCAACTCCACCAGCTGCGCGGCCGGGTGGGCCGAGGCCGCGACCGGGGTTACGCCTACTTCCTGTACCCGCCCGAGAAGCCCCTGACGGAGACGGCCCACGAGCGCCTGGCGACCATCGCCCAGCACACGGAGATGGGCGCGGGCATGTACGTGGCGATGAAGGACCTGGAGATCCGCGGCGCGGGCAACCTGCTCGGTGGCGAGCAGTCGGGCCATATCGCGGGCGTCGGCTTCGACCTCTACATCCGCATGGTCGGCGAGGCGGTCGCCGACTACCGGGCCCAGATGGACGGCAGCGTGGAGGAGGAAGCCCCGCTGGAGGTCAAGATCGAACTCCCGGTCGACGCGCACGTCCCGCACGACTACGCCCCCGGCGAGCGCCTGCGCCTCCAGGCGTACCGCGCGATCGCCCAGGCCACCTCGGAGGACGACATCCGCGCGGTCCGCGAGGAGCTGACCGACCGCTACGGCCCCTTGCCCGAACCGGTCGAGAACCTCCTCCTGGTGGCCGGCCTGCGCATGCTGGCCCGCGCCTGCGGAGTCGGCGAGATCGTCCTCCAGGGCTCCAACATCCGCTTCGCCCCGGTGGAGTTGCGCGAGTCCCAGGAGCTGCGCCTCAAGCGCCTGCACCCCAAGACGGTCATCAAGCCCGCCGCCCACCAGATCCTGGTCCCGCGCCCGACGACGGGCAGGATCGGAGGCAAGCCGGTGGTGGGACGCGAACTGCTGTCGTGGACCGGGGAGTTCCTGACGACGATCCTGGGGTCGTAG
- a CDS encoding helix-turn-helix transcriptional regulator yields MGENEMAVFGVSDAEEEIYRHFLRNPSTAADDLHLLLHTEPGQARARIDRLRELGLLRVEDDGRRIAPVDPETALSRLVDLRLHALHQELQRVTRSRHVIDGLRAEQGARTPPPQGIEQLEGLTQIRNRIDDLAFFARDEILSVEPYTRLSPENIARSRPLDLRCLRRGVRIRNVVSSTALQDPPTAAYLRELSEHGAAIRVTADTTERLLVYDRRAALVPLDPRDTSRGALLAHRSGLVSNIIALFEKIWAQAEELPTADGEGGPDRGGLSAMERRVLVAMCTVGKDEAGARELGVSVRTYRRHVAELMQTLGAASRAQAALLARERGWI; encoded by the coding sequence GTGGGCGAGAACGAGATGGCGGTTTTCGGGGTCTCCGACGCCGAGGAGGAGATCTACCGCCACTTCCTGCGCAACCCCTCCACCGCCGCCGACGACCTCCACCTCCTGCTCCACACCGAGCCCGGGCAGGCCCGCGCCCGGATCGACCGGCTCCGCGAGCTGGGCCTGCTGCGGGTGGAGGACGACGGCCGCCGGATAGCGCCCGTGGACCCCGAGACCGCCCTCTCCCGCCTGGTCGACCTGCGGCTCCACGCACTCCACCAGGAGTTGCAGCGCGTCACCCGGTCGCGGCACGTCATTGATGGTCTACGCGCGGAGCAGGGGGCCCGTACGCCCCCTCCCCAGGGCATCGAACAGCTGGAGGGGCTCACCCAGATCCGCAACCGGATCGACGACCTCGCCTTCTTCGCCCGCGACGAGATCCTCTCCGTGGAGCCGTACACCCGGCTCTCCCCGGAGAACATCGCCCGCTCCAGACCGCTGGACCTGCGCTGCCTCAGACGCGGCGTCCGGATCCGCAACGTCGTCTCCAGCACCGCCTTGCAGGACCCGCCGACCGCCGCCTATCTGCGCGAGCTGTCCGAGCACGGGGCGGCGATCCGGGTCACCGCGGACACCACGGAACGGCTCCTGGTCTACGACCGCCGCGCCGCCCTCGTACCGCTGGACCCCCGCGACACCTCCCGGGGCGCCCTGCTCGCCCACCGCAGCGGTCTCGTCTCCAACATCATCGCGCTGTTCGAGAAGATCTGGGCCCAGGCCGAGGAGCTGCCCACCGCCGACGGCGAGGGCGGCCCGGACCGCGGCGGCCTCTCCGCCATGGAGCGGCGCGTGCTGGTGGCGATGTGCACGGTCGGCAAGGACGAGGCGGGGGCCCGGGAGCTGGGCGTGTCGGTACGGACCTACCGCCGCCATGTCGCCGAGCTGATGCAGACCCTCGGCGCCGCCAGCCGCGCCCAGGCCGCGCTGCTCGCCCGTGAGCGGGGCTGGATCTGA
- a CDS encoding amidohydrolase encodes MRCEVVTAAGTAKDADDAGGVNGDGSAGAGGAHEAHDADGGAGGEGRARAGGAASATHAGGANQAHGAGGDRRADGPGGTWRARAGADAAPATALPRPLLRSALALYLDLHAHPELSGREHRTAGLLAARLAEHGLTVTRAVGGGHGLVGVLRNGSGPTVLLRTELDALPVTEATGLPYASEVPGTMHACGHDLHIAAVTGAVALLAADRDSWRGTVLVVGQPAEETLSGARPMLEDGRLYERFGTPDAVLAQHAAPLPAGTVAHAPGGAPLMAGSIAADVTLYGRGGHAATPHLTVDPVLMAAATVLGLQSVVARETAPAEQAVLTVGSLRAGERGNITPDTAELSFTARAFTDSALDRLLTAAERVVRAQAAASGAPREPDLTVTARSPALLPDPALTAAVRGAHEAALGPGRVLDAAPTTATEDFPHFAAGGVPTAYWLLGTTGVRQWRAARAGGAPVPPNHAPGFAPDVRTALPVGVTALAAAARRVLHAGPGGDTDPGGGEGGGEVGS; translated from the coding sequence ATGAGGTGCGAAGTGGTCACAGCGGCGGGAACGGCGAAGGACGCGGACGATGCGGGCGGCGTGAACGGCGACGGGAGCGCGGGGGCGGGCGGCGCGCACGAGGCGCACGATGCGGATGGCGGCGCGGGCGGCGAGGGACGTGCGCGGGCGGGCGGCGCGGCCAGCGCGACCCATGCGGGCGGCGCGAACCAGGCGCACGGCGCGGGCGGCGACCGGCGTGCGGACGGCCCGGGCGGCACCTGGCGCGCGCGGGCGGGCGCCGATGCGGCACCGGCAACCGCCCTGCCGCGCCCACTCCTCAGATCCGCCCTCGCGCTCTACCTCGACCTGCACGCCCACCCCGAGCTCTCCGGCCGCGAGCACCGCACCGCGGGCCTCCTCGCCGCCCGGCTGGCCGAACACGGCCTCACGGTCACCCGCGCGGTCGGCGGCGGTCACGGGCTCGTCGGCGTCCTGCGCAACGGTTCCGGCCCCACCGTCCTCCTGCGCACCGAACTCGACGCGCTCCCCGTCACCGAGGCGACCGGTCTGCCGTACGCGAGCGAGGTGCCCGGGACCATGCACGCCTGCGGCCACGACCTGCACATCGCGGCCGTCACCGGGGCGGTGGCCCTCCTCGCCGCCGACCGGGACAGCTGGCGCGGCACCGTACTGGTCGTGGGCCAGCCCGCCGAGGAGACGCTGAGCGGGGCCCGGCCGATGCTGGAGGACGGCCGGCTGTACGAGCGGTTCGGCACCCCGGACGCGGTGCTCGCCCAGCACGCCGCCCCGCTCCCGGCGGGCACCGTCGCCCATGCGCCGGGCGGGGCGCCCCTCATGGCGGGCAGCATCGCGGCCGACGTCACCCTGTACGGCCGGGGCGGTCACGCGGCCACCCCGCACCTCACCGTCGACCCGGTCCTGATGGCCGCCGCCACCGTGCTCGGCCTCCAGTCGGTGGTCGCCAGGGAGACCGCGCCCGCCGAACAGGCCGTGCTCACCGTGGGCTCGCTGCGGGCCGGTGAGCGCGGCAACATCACCCCGGACACCGCCGAACTCTCCTTCACCGCAAGGGCGTTCACCGACTCCGCCCTCGACCGCCTGCTGACCGCAGCCGAACGTGTCGTACGGGCCCAGGCCGCCGCGTCCGGCGCCCCGCGCGAACCGGACCTCACCGTGACGGCCCGCTCGCCCGCCCTGCTCCCCGACCCGGCGCTGACGGCGGCGGTCCGGGGCGCGCACGAGGCGGCACTCGGCCCGGGCCGGGTGCTGGACGCGGCCCCCACGACGGCCACCGAGGACTTCCCGCACTTCGCGGCGGGCGGGGTGCCGACGGCGTACTGGCTGCTCGGTACCACCGGCGTACGTCAGTGGCGTGCGGCCCGGGCCGGGGGCGCCCCCGTGCCCCCGAACCACGCCCCCGGCTTCGCCCCCGACGTGCGGACCGCCCTGCCCGTCGGCGTCACGGCCCTGGCGGCGGCGGCCCGCCGGGTGCTGCACGCGGGACCGGGCGGGGACACCGACCCGGGCGGCGGCGAGGGCGGCGGGGAGGTGGGGTCATGA
- a CDS encoding thiazolylpeptide-type bacteriocin, translating into MAPKTELATLADEILELESETFEISDYSDAVEVVLAGSTSSSSTSTCSSTTSTTSCSA; encoded by the coding sequence ATGGCCCCCAAGACCGAGCTCGCCACCCTCGCCGACGAGATCCTGGAGCTGGAGTCGGAGACCTTCGAGATCTCGGACTACTCCGACGCGGTGGAGGTCGTCCTCGCCGGTTCCACGTCCTCCTCCTCGACCTCGACCTGCTCCAGCACCACCAGCACCACCTCCTGCAGCGCCTGA
- a CDS encoding TOMM precursor leader peptide-binding protein — MTTATASTPLDMARSRLQAALSARHSGTPLPAPYVVPLGAADTLGFGHRDPYADTRPAANVQLTSRAVLIGPWGGGPTDGACGQCLAMRWQRLRSRSEREALELGYEPQGAVRWPVLTEYVVDAVWATYQAVIRGRPTDPGATPARPDATPAGSGPTAEGSAPTPADRALPQVTRIDLATLATATFPLLPEPLCPACVTEVPDTAEAARMELGPTPKPDPEGYRLRTLDSYPLPTAALANPVCGALGSDTWINPASTTTAPVAGTHFVRGYAGLNDVTWSGQANRYATSRTLAYLEGLERYAGTHRRRGTSPVVESYRNLAGQGQAALNPADCGFYAPETYASDPLVSPFDPDRAIPWVWGHSLRDDRPVLVPARLAHYSAGVDADNFVFECSNGCATGGSPEEAILFGLLELVERDAFLLAWYGRARLAAIDLTTATTPAVRSMLDRAALHGYDVDAFDTRMDLAVPVVTALAVRRDGGHGMLSFSAAAGFDPAQTVEAALSEVLTYIPHLPYQVAERRTELEAMERDFTQVLHLKDHAQLYGLPSMARYAAEYLEPVAVLPLEEAFADWEPLRPRTGDLLDDLRCLRDQLTDAGYDVIAVDQTTPEQHRMGLHTVSTTVPGLLPLDFGWSRQRALHMPRLRTALRAAGRRADDLPQAEIKAVPHPFP, encoded by the coding sequence ATGACGACGGCCACCGCATCGACCCCGCTGGACATGGCGCGTTCCCGGCTCCAGGCCGCGCTGTCGGCCCGCCACTCCGGGACGCCGCTTCCCGCCCCGTACGTCGTCCCGCTCGGGGCCGCCGACACGCTCGGCTTCGGCCACCGTGACCCGTACGCCGACACCCGCCCGGCCGCCAATGTCCAGCTCACCTCCCGGGCCGTGCTGATCGGCCCCTGGGGCGGCGGGCCGACCGACGGAGCCTGCGGGCAGTGCCTCGCGATGCGGTGGCAGCGGCTGCGCAGCCGGTCCGAGCGGGAGGCGCTGGAGCTGGGTTACGAGCCGCAGGGGGCGGTGCGGTGGCCGGTGCTCACCGAGTACGTGGTGGACGCGGTCTGGGCGACGTACCAGGCCGTTATCCGGGGAAGGCCCACCGACCCGGGCGCCACGCCCGCGAGGCCCGACGCCACTCCTGCGGGCTCCGGTCCTACCGCCGAGGGCTCCGCCCCCACCCCCGCCGACCGCGCGCTCCCCCAGGTCACCCGCATCGACCTGGCCACCCTCGCCACGGCCACCTTCCCCCTGCTCCCCGAACCCCTCTGCCCCGCCTGTGTCACCGAGGTCCCCGACACGGCGGAGGCCGCCCGGATGGAGCTGGGGCCCACCCCCAAACCGGACCCCGAGGGCTACCGCCTCCGCACCCTCGACTCCTACCCCCTGCCGACCGCCGCCCTCGCCAACCCCGTGTGCGGGGCGCTCGGTTCGGACACCTGGATCAACCCCGCCTCCACCACCACCGCGCCCGTCGCCGGGACCCACTTCGTACGCGGCTACGCCGGTCTCAACGACGTCACCTGGAGCGGCCAGGCCAACCGGTACGCCACCAGCCGCACCCTCGCCTATCTGGAGGGCCTGGAGCGGTACGCGGGCACCCACCGCCGGCGCGGCACCTCCCCGGTCGTCGAGAGCTACCGCAACCTGGCCGGGCAGGGCCAGGCCGCTCTGAACCCCGCCGACTGCGGCTTCTACGCCCCCGAGACGTACGCCTCCGACCCCCTGGTCAGCCCCTTCGACCCGGACCGCGCGATCCCCTGGGTCTGGGGCCACTCGCTCCGCGACGACCGGCCGGTCCTCGTCCCGGCCCGGCTCGCCCACTACAGCGCCGGGGTCGACGCCGACAACTTCGTCTTCGAGTGCTCCAACGGCTGTGCGACGGGCGGCAGTCCGGAGGAGGCGATCCTCTTCGGCCTCCTCGAACTCGTCGAGAGGGACGCCTTCCTCCTGGCCTGGTACGGCCGCGCCCGCCTCGCCGCCATCGACCTCACCACCGCCACCACCCCCGCCGTCCGCTCCATGCTGGACCGGGCGGCCCTTCACGGCTACGACGTGGACGCCTTCGACACGCGGATGGACTTGGCCGTCCCCGTCGTCACCGCCCTCGCAGTCCGGCGCGACGGCGGCCACGGCATGCTCTCGTTCAGCGCGGCGGCCGGGTTCGACCCGGCTCAGACGGTGGAGGCGGCCCTCTCCGAAGTCCTCACCTACATCCCGCACCTGCCCTACCAGGTGGCCGAGCGCCGCACCGAACTGGAGGCGATGGAGCGGGACTTCACCCAGGTCCTGCACCTCAAGGACCACGCCCAGCTGTACGGGCTGCCGTCGATGGCCCGGTACGCGGCGGAGTACCTGGAGCCGGTCGCCGTCCTCCCGCTGGAGGAGGCGTTCGCGGACTGGGAGCCGCTGCGGCCGCGTACGGGGGACCTGCTGGACGATCTGCGGTGCCTGCGCGACCAGTTGACGGACGCCGGGTACGACGTCATCGCCGTCGACCAGACCACCCCCGAGCAGCACCGGATGGGCCTGCACACCGTCTCCACCACCGTCCCCGGCCTGCTGCCGCTGGACTTCGGCTGGAGCAGGCAGCGGGCCCTGCACATGCCCCGGCTGCGGACCGCGCTCCGGGCGGCCGGGCGGCGGGCGGACGACCTGCCCCAGGCGGAGATCAAGGCCGTCCCGCACCCGTTCCCGTGA